In the genome of Populus trichocarpa isolate Nisqually-1 chromosome 6, P.trichocarpa_v4.1, whole genome shotgun sequence, one region contains:
- the LOC7474728 gene encoding tRNA-specific adenosine deaminase TAD2, which translates to MKGLPFECYMDSHVEEGCSSETLAFMELAIEQAEDALNSLEVPVGCVIVEDGKVIASGRNRTTETRNATRHAEMEAIDVLLEQWQKIGLSVSEVAEKISTCSLYVTCEPCIMCAAALSILGIKEVYYGCANDKFGGCGSILSLHCSSSKLPNSGDIAQRKDFKCTGGIMALEAVSLLRRFYEQGNPNAPKPHRPLVQQATNN; encoded by the exons ATGAAAGGTTTACCTTTTGAATGCTAC ATGGATTCTCATGTGGAAGAAGGGTGTTCTTCTGAGACTTTGGCATTCATGGAGCTTGCTATAGAACAG GCGGAAGATGCTCTGAACAGCCTTGAAGTGCCAGTCGG TTGTGTTATTGTTGAAGATGGGAAGGTCATTGCATCTGGGAGAAATCGAACAACGGAGACAAGAAAT GCTACAAGACACGCAGAGATGGAAGCAATTGATGTTCTTCTTGAACAGTGGCAAAAAATTGGACTTTCAGTGTCAGAAGTTGctgaaaaaatttcaacatgCAGTCTCTATGTTACATGTGAACCATGTATAATGTGTGCTGCAGCTTTGTCGATACTTG GTATAAAAGAAGTATATTATGGATGCGCAAATGATAAATTTGGAGGTTGTGGATCAATATTGTCATTGCATTGTAGCAGCTCTAAACTACCTAACAG TGGGGACATTGCACAAAGGAAAGATTTCAAATGTACTGGAGGAATAATGGCACTTGAAGCAGTCTCTCTTCTACGACGTTTCTATGAACAAGGGAACCCCAATG cTCCAAAACCTCACAGGCCACTGGTTCAACAGGCAACAAACAACTAG